CGACCGGCGGGTGGACGCCGGCGGCTTCGGCGAGGAGGGCCACCTTGTCGTAGTCCCAGGGAACGCCGCCTTGCGTCTTGCGGTAGCCGGCGGTCCTCGGATGGGTCAGGGTGTGCCAGTAGCCGGGGTAGACCGCGGTGGAGGCCACCAGGTCCTTCTCGCTGGTGAATCCGCCAGTGGCCAGGGCGTGCGGGAGCCGGTCCGTGAGCAGGTGCGCCAGTTCGCGGCGCACGGCCGGGACGGCGGGGTCGTCCGCGGCGGACACGCGACGCCGCTCCTGCGGTGCCGGGTGGGGCTGGTCGGCCAGGTCGGGCAGGTTGCCGCCGTCGGCGAGGTAGCCCAGCAGCAGCGCGGCGACGTCGGTGAGCAGCCGTTCGAAGCCGCGGCTGCGGTCGCGGTAGTCGTGGATGGCGACCCAGCGGCCACCACCACGGTGCCCGATCCGGTGCGCCGCCTCGTGCACCAGCGTCGCGAGGGTCTCGTGCCGGTCGGCGAGGGCGTCGCGGTGGATAGCCACGTCGCCGGTGCGTGGGCTGTAGAAGCCCTGCGCGCAGGGCTCTTCCTCGCTGTCGGAATACACCCGGATGCGGTCCAGCGCGAACGGTCCGATCGCGCGGCGAACCAGCTGGCTGGCCTCAGCCAGTACTGTCCGTTCCTGCTCACTCAGGGACCGCTGGGCCACCCAGGTGGTCTTCCCTCGGGTCCGCTCGTAGTGGCGGGTCTGCCGCGCCTTGGCGACCTCGACGCCGAGCAGGCCCATGACATGCCGCTGCTGGTAGTCGGCCAGGCCGCGGGCGGCGACCTCGGTGTAGCCGAGGTCGACCAGGTTGAGGGCCGCTTCCTCGTTGCCGGAGGTGGTGTAGTACGCCTGGGCGGGCAGATGGGCCCGCGCCCAGGTCCGCCACGCGGCACGAGCCCGGGGCGCGACGACCTGGGCGAAGAACTGCTCCTGCTCCCGTAGCCGGCCGCCCGCCAGCACGTGGCGGGCGAACCGGTCGATGACCTGCTGGTCCTCGCTGGCGGCGAGGATCGCGCGGACCGCGTCGCGCAGCGCGCCGGCTTCGATGACGGTGCGGTCGCGGTTCTGCAGGGCCTTGTCGGTCAGCGGCAGGTCGTAGGAGGCCAGGAAACCCGGGACGGTGCTGACCAGCACGCCCCCGATCCACACCCGGCCGAGTGGACCGTCCAGCACGCAGGCACCCGGCGCGGCAGGCGGGCGGTAGCCGGGTTCGGCCAGGGCGCGGAATCGTCCGATCGCCTCCTCAGCCAGTGCCTGCGGGCATACGACGGTGAAGACCGTGCCGCGGGCACGGTCGGTGCGGTAGAGGTGGTAGACGAGAACCTCGGGACCCTGCGCGGAGCGCGACGGGATCAGGCCACCGAGCAGACGACGCGCCTCGACCGTCGGGGTGAAGCCGTACCCGACGGTCTCGCAGCGCACCGCACCGATCTCGGTGCTGCGGGCCAGCACGAGCGCGGCGAGTTTCTTACCCTCGCCGAACTGGCCGATCTGCTGTTTGGTTTTGAGGGAGTAGCCGAGGATGAGACCCTCCTCCGGGATGCCCGGGCCGTCGTCGGTGATGGTAAGAACACCGTCGGCCCAGCCGACCTGGGCGAGCGGGTCCTCGTCGAGGGCGTTGGCGATGAGTTCACACAGCGCCCGCACCGGCGTCCACGACTTCACGTAGTCCGGGGAAATGGGGTAGGCGAGCGTGTCGATGATGGTGGGGTCCGGCGCGGGGACCGTGGTGCTCGATCCGGAGGGTTCGGCTCGGTTCTGGATGGTTGGGTTGCCGGTGTTCACGGTGTTCTCCTCGAAGGCGCTGGTTGCTGGTCTGGGGCGCGCTGACGCGGCGGGTACGCAGGGGTTTCCGCTCTGGCCGCGGGTGCGGCGCCCGTGGGCGGGTTGGGGGCGATCAACTCACCGGTGATCGCGCGGGTGGTGCGCACGGCAACACGGCTGCTTCCTGTGCGGCCGTCGCCGATCGGACATGGCGGACGTCACGCCCGCCGGTCACTGGGTACGCAGGATGCGGGCGAGGGAGCGCAGGATCTCGACGGCGCCGCTGGCGTCGCTCGCGCCGGAGGCGTAGACGGTGACGACGCCGGCGGGTTCCTCGGGTAGCCGGGTGAGGACATAGGTCCGGTCGTCGATGTCCACGGCGTCGATGTAACGCACCTGCTGCGGACCGAGTTCGTCGTCGATGATCGTGTCGGTGTGCAGGAACACCCAGGCCAGCGCCCGGACATCGCCAGTGACGGTGGCAAATATGGCCTGGATCACTGGGTCGTGCAGGGCATTGCTGACCTTGCGCAGTGCGGCGACCGGGCCGTCGGGGTCGTCCCAGACCTTGGGCGGGACCGGGGCGGGATATGGCACGAGGTGCCGAGCGGTTGGGTGTCCGGGAAGGGGCCGCTCGATGAGGACGGCGACAAGGTTCGGCGCTGGCTCGCAGTAGACGCTGTGGGCGCCTTCGTCGAGGAAGGTCAGGCAGCGGACGATCGCCTGCTGCTGCATGTCGGTGAGCATGGGCGTCTCCAGAACGTTGACGAGCGTGGGGTGTAGGGGCGAGGGAACTCGGTGTACGGGGCGGCGTGGCGCGGTAGCTGGGCCGCCCAGTGAGGGGGCGCACGGTCGGTCAAGCACCCGCACGTGTGCAATGCGTGGGGCGTGAACGTCCGCAGGCACCGGTCAGGTGTCGGGTGGTGCCACGTCGTCGGGGCGGCGGTCGCGGCAGCGCTGCGCGGGCCGGTCGACGACCTCGCGCTGGGCGGGCACGCCGTGGTAGGCGGCGACACCGCCTCCGGCCTTCTTCGCGTCGTACATCGCCAGGTCGGCGTGGTGCAGCAGCGTGCGGGCGGTCCAGCCGAGTCGGCTGCTGACGTGGCCGACGCTGGCGGCGATGTCGACTGTGTGGCCGGCGACGGTGAACGGTGCGCCGGTGAGCAGTACCCAGATCTCGTGGGCCAGGGCGCCGGTGGTGTCGGCGTCGCCGTCGACGACGATGACGAACTCGTCGCCGCCGAGCCGGGCGGCCAGTCGCACCGGCGCGGGCAGCGCCCGCAGCAGGCGGGCGATCTGCCGTAGCAGGGCGTCCCCACCGGCGTGGGTGCACGTGTCGTTGACGGCCTTGAACTTGTCGAGGTCGAACAGGATGACGCCGACCTGGTCGGTGCGGCGCGTCGCCTCGCGCAGGTGGGCGAGGACACCGCGGCGGTTGGCCAGGCCGGTCAGCGCGTCGTGGGTGGCGTCGTGTTCGGCCGCCGCCCACCGGCGGCGCAGGCGGTGTAGGTGCGGGCCGAGTAGGGCGAGAGCGGCCAGGATGCCGCAGAGCCCGGCGGCGAGGTGGCTAAGGGTGGGAGACACTGTTGGGGCTCCTTGCCTGTCAAGGAGCACCGGAGGCGGGCGTCGAAGTTTGGACGCCTCACGCCCGCCTCCGGGCACCGGTGCAGCAGAGGGAAGGTGCGGCCCGCGTGCGACCCCTCGGCGGGGCCGGTGGTTGTTAGGGGTTGGCCGGCGGGGTCGCCGCGAGCTGGTAGGTGGCGGGCTTCTCGACGACCTTGATGGCATAGCCCTGGCCGACGAGCCGGTCGCAGACGAGCACGACCGCGCCGGGGCTGGCCTTGGGGTAGGTGTGCCCGTCGGCGGCGTCGGCCCGGTCGATCAGCCGGGCCAGCTCGGTCACCTTGTACGGGGTGTCCGGGTTGGCGCGCATGACGCGCAGGGCCGTGCTGCCGAGCGCGCCTGAGGGCCGGCGGTTCGTGCCGTCCGCCGCAGAGGTGCCTGGCGCCGGCTCCGGGGTGGGGTGCGCAGCGGAGGCGCTGTCGCCGCTTGCCTGGTCGCCTGGTGCCGTCGCGGTCGGCTCCGACGCTGGCGCCGGGTCCGGCGCCGGGTTGGCGGCGGGCGTGCCCGCCGGGGCGTCGGGTCCGCGGTCCGGGGTGTCGGCCGGCGAGGCGGCGTCCGGGGTGGGCGTCGGGTCGGCGTCGGTGGTGTGACCGGGATCGGACGTGCCGTCATCGGTTGTTGTCGGCGCGGCCTCGGCGGGGGGCGGCGGCTCGGTGGTCGTGGTCGTGTCGATGTTTGCGTCGGGCACGCTGGCGGTGTCGCCGCTGTCGGCGGTTGGGGCCTGTGCCGGGGCAGTGGTCAGCCGCCAGAAGGTGCGGCCGTTGATCTTGACCCGCTCGGCGCGGACGGCGTCTTCGAGTGCCCGCAGCTTCGGGGTGACGGTCGAGTAGGCCATCCCGGTCTCTTCCGCGATCGCGGCGGCGGTGAGTTGACCGCGTGTCCGCAACGTTTGGGCGACCACCTCGATCGGGTCGGGCTTGGCGGTCTTGGTATCCACTATGGGTTGCTCCTCTTCTGTTGTACGGCAACGGGTCTGAGGAAGGTGTGCACTGATGAACGCTTCCCCCGCGCTTGGTCTGCAAGTCGCCGACGGCGTGCGCCGGCGCGCGGCCGGAGCACGAGGATCAGCGACGGGCGGCGGCCGGAAGGGCGGGGCCGTGCGGCTACCGCGGTTCGCGGCGTTGGCTGCGCCGGTACGGCGGGGTCCCGTCGGGCACGGCGGCGAGGGCGACCCGCGCCGGGTCGACTTCGGTGATGGCGTAGCCGGGAATCAGGCGGCTGTAGCCGCCGCCGAGCCGCGCGAGCAGGTAGTAGGGCCGGTCGGTGTCGTCGGTGACGACGTACAGCTGGTCGGGCGCCGCGTCGTCGTCGGTGTGGTCGGGGTCGGTGACGGCCACGACGGACCCGACGGTCGGCATGTCGAGGCTGGCGTCGTCGGGGGCGATGTGGCCGGCGACGATCGCCACCTGCCAGTGCTTGGGGGCGAACGCGCCGCTGTGGTCCTGGTCGGCGACACGGTCACCGGAGCGCAGCCGGCGCAGGATGTCCCGCAGGTCGGCCGGCAGTTTGCCGGTGAGGGCGCCGTCGTGGGTGACATCGAGGTTGAGCCATTGCATGTCGGCGTTGTCGACCCACAGGTCCGGCGAGGCGCCACCGGTGCGGACGTCGGCGGCGGCGCTGGGCGGGCGGTAGCCGGTCGGAAAGCGCCAGCTCGGGTCGAGTAGCGCCGTCAGCGGCACCAGGTCGCCGGGGTGGGCCGCCCACTCGTCCCAGCCGACGACGATGGTGCCTGGGGGCCGGCCGTGCCGCGGCGCGTCGCCGCACTCGTCGCACGGCCGACCGGCGGTCCGGCCGGTCGCCGAGCAGGCGGTACAGGGCCGCCAGTTGGCCGGGTCGGTGGCCGGATCCCAGGCCCCGGTGAACTCCCCGCCGAAGCGGTAGCGGTCGGCGGCCCACGGCATGAGGATCCGCATCGGGCGGGTCAGGTAGGTGTCGATCGTCTTGATGGTGGCGGTCGAGGGGACCAGGACCGCCACCAGGAAATTGCTCATGGACTACTCCAAGGGACGTGAGGGTGTCGGTGGTTGCGGCTCGCCGGGGGCGCAGGGCGGCCCGGGCAAGCCATCGGAAGGGGACCCGCCGGGTGGTGCGCCGCTGTCGCTGGCAGCGTCACCAACGGATGGGCGGTGCAGGGCTCGGCGGCTGCGGGCTCAGATGCACTCCGCGAGCCTCTGGATGGGTGCGCGTCCACGGCCGGGGAGAACCGCTCACCCAGCCGTGCCCAGTTATGGCCGGTCCGGGCCGGCGGGTGCACAGGCGGGTCGTGCGCCCACGCGCGGTGTATGCCTCGATGTGGGCCCAGAGGGTGCGGGGTACCCGCTGATGCTGAGCGTCCTGGGGTGCGGTGTGCTGCTGTCGGACATGACTCACCTTCTGCAGGTGGGTGGCGCGGACCGGGGGCGATGGATGGCTTCGCCACCCGGCCGCGCCAGATAGGGTTGGGCGGATCCGCGCGGCGAGGCTCCGCGGCGAAGGCGCGGCTTGCGCAAGTGCAGGCCGTGGCTAGGTGTCGTGGTGGCCGACGATGCGGTCGCAGCGGGACGGGTCGACCGGGCACCAGGGCAGGCCCCAGCCGATCCGGTACCGGCCGCCGGCCGGCGGCAAACTCGTGACGCCACCGCCCAGCGACCACGGAGTCCGCACGATCAGGACCTCGCCGTCGAACGCCACGGTGCGCCAGCTGGTGCTGACGTGCTCGGCGGTCTCGGCGAAGGTGGCGACGATGGCGCGGGCGGTGGCGGCGTCGACGGTGAACTCCGCCCCGCCGTTCCACCGCCCGTGCAGCACCCCGCGGTAGCCCTCGTAATAGCGGACGTCGACGCGGTTGCGCCTGTCGGGCAGGTAACCGAGCCAGTCCCCACTGAACACCGCGAGCGCCCCCGGCTGCAGCGCGTACAGGGCGTAGTCAGTGGTGCGCATCGACGACCGCCACCGCCCACCGGGTCGGGTCGAATCCGGCCCGGGACTGTGCAGGCCCGGGGTTACGCCGCCCGGCGCACAGGGCGTCGAAGACGTGCCGCAGCCGTGACGGCGTCTGGCCGGTGTCGGTGCCGGTGAGCTTCGCATCGGTCGTGCCGAGCCACTCGATGCCGGCGAGGTCGACCCAGGCGTCGGGGGTGTGGCCTGTCGGGTAGCGCCATCCGGGGTCGAGTAGCAGGGGCAGCGGCACGATGTCGCCGGGGTGCGGCGCCCACTGCGTGACGTCCCACTCCAGGACGGTGCCTAGGTCGCGGCCGGCGTCTATGGCCGTGTGGCAGTCCCTGCATCGGCTGGCGCCGAGCCGGGTGCTGCCGCCGCAGCTGCTGCAGGGGCGCCAGTTGCGCGGGTCGAGGCTGGGGTCGTAGCCGGGATCCCACCCGCCGGTGCAGCCACCGCCGAAGCGGTAGCTGTCGACGGTGCGGGAGACCAGCAGCGGGCGCATCGGGGCGGCCAGATGCGCGTCGATGCTGTCGACAGTGGCGGTGTGCCCGACCAGGACCGCCAGTAGCAGGCGGGCCATCATCGCCGCCCGGCGCCGGCGGGCTGATGCAACCAAACTCGCGCCGTGGCGGGGCCGGAAGCCATCGGTGGGATGTCGTACACGGTGATTCCTCCTGTTGATGTGAGCCCGGGCACCCCGTCGAACTGCCGAAACTCGCGCGGGGATCGCGACCGGCGAGACAGCCGATCAGGTACCGGGGTTCGGATGAGTCAGGCCCGGAAGAGCGCCGGACCAGGGGGAGACGGGTCACGGCGAGCACTGCTGGTACGGCCCACGCTCCAGTCGGAGACGTCCCGGCTGTGAGTCGGGGCCGTGTGCTGGGCAGATGCAGGCACCGTGCGCGTCGAAACGCTGGTCTGGGCATCGGCAATCGGGCGACGACGAGGTGTGATGTGTCGTGCCGTCGCAGGTGTTTCGTAGACGGCGCCGGCCCCGCTGCGTTGAGACCGGGCGGCGGGCCAGCGCCGAGGCGTGTCAGGGCTGGTGAGACTTTGTGCGGCTGGTCCGGATCTCGTAGGTGTCGGTCTCCACGCGCAGATGCAGCCACCGGTCGCCGCGGTCGTGGGCGGTTCGCAGCGCGTCGATTCTCGGCGAGGCGCTGCGGCGCGGGTGCGCGTCGGATCCAATCGGGCAACACCAGCGCGGTGAAATCGTCCGGGCCGCGGGCGGGGCCGATGGCAACCGTGCTGGACGCGGGACTCGTTGTCCCCCTGCGACTG
This is a stretch of genomic DNA from Micromonospora sp. WMMD1082. It encodes these proteins:
- a CDS encoding GGDEF domain-containing protein — its product is MSPTLSHLAAGLCGILAALALLGPHLHRLRRRWAAAEHDATHDALTGLANRRGVLAHLREATRRTDQVGVILFDLDKFKAVNDTCTHAGGDALLRQIARLLRALPAPVRLAARLGGDEFVIVVDGDADTTGALAHEIWVLLTGAPFTVAGHTVDIAASVGHVSSRLGWTARTLLHHADLAMYDAKKAGGGVAAYHGVPAQREVVDRPAQRCRDRRPDDVAPPDT